From one Catellatospora sp. IY07-71 genomic stretch:
- a CDS encoding CoA pyrophosphatase, with translation MSEQVGTTERADGRLPGWFEPLLTRVRDARAVDFTRIPTPDEGGRPAAVLILLAEGEHGPDVLIMQRAATLRTHAGQPAFPGGAVEPQDADLTATALREANEEVGLDPASVTVLAQLPTLWIPVTDFLVTPVLAWWHAPHPVGAHDPREVAHVARLPLAELADPAHRLRVRHSSGWIGPAFHSRGMLVWGFTAGVLSTLLDLGGWARPWNTDRIEALPTPPATLSGTSDVPSVG, from the coding sequence ATGAGCGAGCAGGTCGGGACGACCGAGCGGGCCGACGGGCGGCTGCCCGGCTGGTTCGAGCCGCTGCTGACCCGGGTGCGCGACGCGCGTGCCGTGGACTTCACCCGCATCCCCACCCCTGACGAGGGCGGCCGCCCCGCCGCCGTGCTCATCCTGCTGGCCGAGGGCGAGCACGGGCCCGACGTGCTGATCATGCAGCGTGCCGCGACCCTGCGTACCCACGCGGGTCAGCCCGCCTTTCCCGGCGGCGCGGTGGAGCCGCAGGACGCGGATCTGACCGCGACGGCGCTGCGCGAGGCGAACGAGGAGGTCGGGCTCGACCCGGCCAGCGTCACCGTGCTGGCGCAGCTGCCCACGCTGTGGATCCCGGTCACCGACTTCCTGGTCACCCCCGTGCTGGCCTGGTGGCACGCGCCGCACCCGGTCGGCGCGCACGATCCGCGCGAGGTCGCGCACGTCGCCCGGCTGCCGCTGGCGGAGCTGGCCGACCCGGCCCACCGGCTGCGGGTGCGTCACTCGAGCGGCTGGATCGGCCCCGCCTTCCACTCCCGGGGGATGCTCGTCTGGGGCTTCACCGCCGGTGTGCTCAGCACCCTGCTGGACCTGGGCGGCTGGGCCCGGCCGTGGAACACCGACCGGATCGAGGCGCTGCCCACG
- a CDS encoding TlpA disulfide reductase family protein — translation MLAAGCGPGAPGPDEKVPQPFAACAPLTGSAATPPAPSPATGTGPGPAASADARPVARLRVVDLPELSLPCLAGGDDVRVGELRGPLVINLWGSWCEPCRAELPALQRLADSGRVPVLGVVTRDDRAAAAWLADELRIGMPAVYDRGGALQAALGEKLLPMTLLVGPDGRAAVYRDVALTDETLSRLVDQHLAGA, via the coding sequence GTGCTCGCGGCGGGCTGCGGGCCGGGCGCGCCCGGCCCGGACGAGAAGGTGCCGCAGCCGTTCGCCGCCTGCGCTCCGCTGACCGGCAGCGCGGCGACCCCGCCTGCGCCGAGCCCGGCGACCGGCACCGGCCCTGGCCCGGCGGCTTCAGCCGACGCGCGGCCGGTGGCGAGGCTGCGCGTTGTGGATCTTCCTGAGCTGTCGCTGCCGTGCCTGGCCGGGGGCGACGACGTGCGTGTCGGCGAGCTGCGCGGGCCGCTCGTGATCAACCTGTGGGGCTCCTGGTGCGAGCCATGCCGGGCGGAGCTGCCCGCGCTGCAGCGGCTGGCCGACAGCGGCCGGGTGCCGGTGCTCGGTGTGGTGACCAGGGACGACCGCGCCGCCGCCGCCTGGCTCGCCGATGAGCTGAGGATCGGCATGCCCGCCGTGTACGACCGCGGTGGCGCACTGCAGGCCGCGCTCGGGGAGAAGCTGCTGCCGATGACGCTGCTCGTCGGGCCGGACGGCCGGGCCGCCGTCTACCGCGACGTCGCGCTCACCGATGAGACCCTGTCCCGGCTTGTCGACCAGCACCTGGCTGGGGCATGA